Within the Scomber scombrus chromosome 4, fScoSco1.1, whole genome shotgun sequence genome, the region ggttcacaatttttcagaATTTCTTCTTTCACatgtttcttgctgtaatcattccttctgtccaaagtagtcaaatcaagtcagtaTCTTTCAAAGTTATTGTCTTTTATAGtaccaaattccctctttttattTCGATCCACTGCAGCTAAACATAAAACACTCCATTGAGACACAGAAGGAATATTTTagtaaaaagactgtaactgtggaagatatccactttagtTGACTAACTCAGATGGCTAAAGTATCATAATATCTTGTGGTTACCACAACACTTAAATAAGTGTTGTGAACTGTAAAAATATAATGACTTAATTGAATCTGTCATCACTGAAtcattaaacacttaaaatagtGCAAATTGACCACTTAAATTGCTTCTACTTGGTAACATTGTCATGGTCTCTTTTCAGGGATTTGTCAGTGGGATCACAGGGATTGTAACCAAACCTATCAAAGGTACGTTAAGTCTGACTGTCTTCCATTTTTGTGATGGCATTAGAAAATGTAATGGTAAAACTATTATGAACAAAATTAATGCTCTAAAATATTATATCAAGATAACTGTCAATCCAGCTAGTATAGATTCATGTTTGTGGTTCTTGCACTCATACTCTTGcatgtattaatattaaactTATGTAATCtttatgatgattatgatgtaCTGTTTTGCAGGAGCACAAAAGGAGGGTGCGGCAGGCTTCTTTAAAGGTGTTGGCAAAGGTCTGGTTGGTGCTGTAGCCAGACCTACAGGAGGCATTATTGACATGGCCAGCAGTACCTTCCAAGGGATCAAGAGGTATGGGGATTTTACAGCCGTGACATTATAtacaaaattatattaaaatatatattagaaTACAAACTATGAACGTTTTCACATGTTCTTGTGAATATTTGTGTATGTGATCacactgtgtgtatatgcagTGAATAGCTCACTTTTGTGTTTGAATACATCAAGAATCTTCTGTATTCCCATCATGAATTAACATCTTATTGTTTCATTTCTAGGGCTGCAGAGACTTCACAAGATATTCAATCTCTGCGTCCTCCTCGCTTCATCCACGAGGACAGAGTCATACGACCATATAAGGAGAGGGAGGGCATTGGCAGTCAGATGCTGCAGGTAGGACAAAAATCTCCACATCATCAGTTTTCCACGCTCAGACCTAAACAAATCGTagtttatgaatattattatttaattgagATTACGACAGGATTCATCTTAGTATTTGCTCAGGTTTGCTAATGgagttttgtgtctgtgttcataCAGACACATGAACACAGACATGTTATTCCttcaaaaaaacttttttaaccCTTCCTCCCCTCAGTCCACTTTATTTGAATTATCTTTAAGCCGTTTACTTATTTCAGTGATGGTTGTGGCTTTTCATGTTAACGGATTGGTAGAAAGTAATTCAGCTCAAATCTCTGTTGTTTACTAACCTCTGTGGCTTTATTTTAGCTGTAGCAAGGTCAAATCACTTCTTTGCTACCAATATAAAtgtgtgaggaagaggaagagagatatGTGAAACCCCCTCACTGCCAAAGCAAAGATTATGTTTTCACCCTTTCATAGGTTTTACTAAAGCAGAGCCACTGTGCAGTGAGCTGCCTCTCTGTTTTTGCTCCATATTTCTGCTCAACTAACATGAGGATGCTTTGTGATGTTGTGGTAAATGATGGTATCTATACCTGCAAGGTTTTAACAAAATCAGCTATAATTATAGCAGCTGCTTGGATAACGTGTTGTTGATTAGCACTTTCATTTCAATTTGGTGTGGTGACGCatatttaacaaatattttAGAATAGGCTAGAAGTGTCTCAGTTTTGCTTCATTTAAGCTACTGGTAACGTTTTGGTGCTGATATTATTCTAAAGTTGTGCTGGATGGAGTGGGTTGAAGTTGCTGCTTACGAGTCTCAGGTCAGAGCTACATTATTGCCTACTAGTAAAGACACTGTGTGTAGAATTTCCCTTAAAGTttacagatgggtgacaaacTAGAGAAACCAAGTCCCTTAGTAAGGTTTTGGGCAACAACGATCATCCCCAACAGCTTCAGGACCTCTTTATGTAGACCATTATTCCAAAGGATGTTTCatcatttggtgttttaatgATGATGGTGGGGATCCTCGTCTAACATGAaggtccaaaatctcccatagttGTTTCTCCATTCATGTTTTCCTTTGAACTGTCATCTATCTGTGTCACCAGCTTTAGATGTAGGCCACGTTTGTGTGGGTATAGATGTGTTCGTGATAGTTTTAACCCCTGTGCCGAATGATGACTAACTgaagaataataatacatttcatgcatatgtttcatgtttctgtcaTGGCTGCTTGGGAAACATGCTTCAAAATACATTGTTGACAAATTTACTTGACTTCAAGAACTACAAAGCAGATAAACACAAGCAGTTTGTCCACAATGCATTTTAAGCCTGTTTCCCAAGTAGAGAGTtggataaccacatttgagaaAGCTGCTGGGTAAGGACCAGACTGTTGTTAATttatggaaaatacattttttatcattggCTGATGTCATCAGGTGAGGTTGAAATCAACATCTATCATTTATCTCAAATGATCAAATTACGTTTACCACTGTGGTAGATACAGGGGTAGAAGCAGGTTTCATCCCTGTCGGTCTGacatctgtcttctctcttgTCATGTCCACAGAGGAGATTGGCCTACAGTGAACGGAGTAGAACTGGCTCAGAGGATGAGGGTGATGAGGAAATCAGCTAGCAGTGACAGCTGTAGTGTAGTGTTGGTGCTTTGTATGACTGTAGTCTGTACTGGAGTTTGTTATCTGCCTGCTGTCTGTTAGTCAGGAGTTCACAGAGGCCTTAGtgtgaaagaaatgttttttttctcttatatttTGTAGTTGTTaattaacttttctttttctttgagtGGCTTTAGCTTAAATTATTTAACTCCtatcctttttctttcatcatttataaaaaatgattcTTACCATTGTTCAGATATTCATTCACTGTTAAGAAAATCGTCATCAAGTCATAAAGTCCCTGAAGcctcttttctcctcattaATCAAAGTCTGTTTCATCACTCTGTCAGTCATTCACTGCCACTATTCACTTCTGTCTTGTTCTCAATAAAGTCTTTCAGTTTCAACTTCTACCTGTCATTGTCTTTGTTTCATCCCATCTTTCCTCACCAACCCACAACATCTTTCTGTAAATTTCACTTTGCTGAGAATTGTGGTCTACGTGTTTTTAAAGGCACTTGAATTGTCATAGAATATAGACATATTGACattcacattttagtttaattcagACATACCGCAGTGTATAATAATTTGGGTAATTCtgaattatttctttttcttttcttccagaAAATTGAGAACGGACGTTTTGCGAAGTACAGATACTTTGCTCATGCCAAGGTCAATGACTCCGACTTCCTGATGATTACCAAGAGGCGAGTGTTTTTCATCATCTTATTGAGTTAGTGAAAAGCATTCcagatgttttctctttttttattttagtcaaGCATATCATTGTGTCGCTCTACTTGCCCAGTTAAACCAGTGTGTTAGTATTGGCCACTGGAGCCCTGTGAGGTTATGGTTTGTTAGTAGAAGCTGTTTAACAGTGGCAGAGtgcttcatatttaataataataataactttatttatatagcacctttcatacaaagaATGCAacccaaagtgctttacaactaaagtaaaaactaaactaaagtaaaatatatgcaaaaagaaCTTCATATGATAAATGACATAAACTTAACATAAATATGTGAATGTACAGAAGATGGAAAATATAATCCACTTAATAAACATAAGATAAAATGAGGTGACGATAGAATACACAGAGTGCGTACTTCAGTGCATTGGTGGTCATTTTAGACTCAAGTGTAAACTCAGGAAGTATTTCGTCATGTGTACACAATCTGTAAATTGGTGCCTAGGTCTCTGAAGCCATAAGTAAACAGAAGCTCCCTTTTCCCAACGGACACAGACTCACTGCTTAGTTCAGCCAAACCATTTTATTGTTTCCCAGCATATTTGATCATCATCAGTATCTGACCAATGGGATATTTCTATGAGTTTGCTTCACTCTACTCAACATGGATTCCTCCCACAAAATATTCCGTGTTTTTTCTTACACATTCTGTGCTTTCTTTTCCAGGGGCATATTTTTCGTGACCAAAGGCACATTTGGCCAGTTGACCTGTGAATGGCAGTATCTGTTTGAAGAGTTCACCAAAGAGCCGTTGATTGTAGAGGACCGCCGACTTCGCATCGAGGCCAaggtacaaaaacaacaaatacagacaAGTCTTACTATTGAAATCCAAATCAGAAGCTTCCCTTTTAACCGTCAGTTCCCACACAGAGGTAAAATTAATCTGAAATGAAAGTTGACGTTACCTCCTCTTTGGTCATCGTTGTATCCACCATCTCTAGAGTGTAAATTACCCcagaaatattaattaataatatatcagagtattcaatcaaaaatgttgtaatgttattttttgtcaATATCATCCAGCCCCACTttgaaaaacatattacatatgAAATtaagtttggcttttttttgttttttatatatgaaaaGAGATTAAAGAAAGATACAGTTTTTTAACAcctaggttttttttttagccatcatttttgttgtaaatatAAGATAACTAAATAACCAGTTTCATTCTTTCTTTACTGAGATTCAACAATGCAGCGACACTGGTAGTCAAGCTCCCATTAGCTGTGAATAATTCTGCTGCAGATTTTTGCACTAAACCTTGTGTCTTGTGACCTGTAGGAGAGAGTAAAGTCTGTCTTCCATGCCAAAGAGTTTGGGAAGATTATCAACTTCAGAACCCCCGAGATAGCCAAGGTAAGTAAGATGCTCtgacaaaaatgtacatgtatatttttttttagtattattaatttttttgatGAAACTCCTCAGAATTATCTGATATCCATATATTATCTCACAGTCATCTGTTTCTCCGTCACATCTAGGCCAAATATCTGTATGTTAAACTTGTAGTCGCAGAAGATAATGTGCTAACATTTTGTTCTCATTCACTTCCAGTGGGTTCTCACCAAACTGGAGGACGCAAGAGAGTTTACGCAAAGCCTGACTGAGAAATGATCTGAGTgagaaatgatgtaaaaaacCCCACAATGAACACAcaagaacagtgtgtgtgtgtcagtgcctTTGTCCTTTACTGCATGCTCGTTTTGTTCACCTCCATGTGTGAGTAGTGGTAAAAACACTCAACAACGCTCTTAGCGTgtgttggggggtggggggtggtggggtggtGGGAGTGAGTAGTTTATATGTGTGCATGCTTACAGCAGTGCAACAGTATAAATGAACAGTTCATGTACTTATAAACATTTACCACAGATGCTCTGAATGCATCAAACCAAACATTGTCTCAATCTCTTTTGCTCTGATATATAATTGATTTtaacaaattattttataatgcGACAGTACGTAAAACTAACGCTACGTCTGAGTTTACAAGCACACCTCATCAGTATATGCTTTAGTCTCAAATGCTGAGTAAATTGGAGCATTTTCCATTTCCTAGGCCTTCAGGTTGTCATAGTTCTGCTGCCATTTTCAGTCAAATGCACAGTTTTATTTGCTTTCATGGTGTATTTGCCtatagaaatgtgtattttacacTGTAACAGCTACATTAGTGAGAAACAAAGCTTGAACATTTTTGTAACGCTGTgtagacatactgtataatgttgtttatttactgGATTACATAAAAGGGAAGTTAATTTCAATCTTGAGTGTGGCTTTAACACATCATTCAAAATGCACGGTCAATGAAACCgtttttcttttacttcacacttctcttcttatttttttttttacatttctgcaagATAAAGACTGTTCTGTGTGTGATTTAGAGACGCATGCTATTTTTATACTGTACTTACATGTATCAATCTGCTGTATATTGATCTAATAATATCCTGTATATATCCATCCTCACACAGTAGTCTGTATTAAGGCGTTGCAGATTGTAATATtgtgatttttatgtttttataccaCACATATGCAATGCCAACTATGTTGATGAAATATGCAGAGAAATGTCTATTTAAAAGAAGTGAATGATAATGATGAGGAGCAGCTGTTTGCTCTGAcgtatattttaaaggtttgcTTTGGGTTTGGGGTGCATCGCAGTTTAATAATGACTAAAATGTCTCTGTTGCCATTAgttcttgtctttgttttcGGGGAGCAAAATGTTCACTGCAGTGgcttatttttttctcaccgttttcaaaaaattaaaatatgtgtttcagATTTCAGCGGTGTGTcatgtacatttttgtcatgTACAGGTTTTCATTCTCTCCCTTAGTTCTCTTTTTCacccagaaacacacaaaatactcTCTTAATTAAGTaactataatgtatttatttgtttaattggaAATTACCGtaaatatttttccatttctccTGAGAAGAAACTGTTGAGTAAAGTTATTCAAAGCACAGTTTGGATTATTTACATCTAAAACCAGATCAGCTGTGCTGTCTGTCCTGAGTAAATAAGGCACTTACAGATGAAAGAAGACACAGGTGTTAAAGAAGAAGGgtaaaaccaacatttttaacacattaaattaaattattaaagggAACTCTTAACAACTATCAGTTCAAGCACACAAGTCCAGTGTCTAATCACAGTGCATTTTAAGAAGTAATAAAATAAGTAGTCCACACAACACCATTAAATTTTTAgtaattttctcattttcacttcTTCTACAAAGTGTTTTCTTATAGTTTGTCTCTACAAAGCCTGAAATGGAAACTATGAAATCTACATAACAACTGACAGAAACAGTCTGTCTGTTACATGTTCATATTCTCTTTGGCTAGATTTTTAAGGGcacaaaagaataaatatataaatatctgaACTTCAGTGTTAAGTGACCCAAGAATCTTTTTATCGGATGTGTAAACTGGGAGAAACTatgaaaaatctaaatgttcCTTGTTTTGACAGCCCAGAGAAAGTTTTGTTGTATTGAATTCTCCTATCTTGGCTCTTCTCACGTCTTCCCCTTTGGCGCCTCTCCTGTCATGATCTGCATCTTCACACCAGATTGAACTCCTTCAGGTTGTGTCTGAGGATGGTGTCTTTGACGGCCACAAAGACGAAGCGGATGTTTTCCGTGTCTGTGGCGCAGGTGAAGTGAGGGTACAGGTTCTTGTCCTTGTCCGGGTTTTGTTCTTGGTACATTTTCAGGATGAATTCTTGAGCAGCTATGGGATTCTGCTGAGGTCCTGTGATTCAGGGTTGAACATTTTGTCAGTGAATACGACATAAATCATTTTCCATTTgttaaaaattagtttttgtgtttttttgtcttttaatacacattttcagGGTTTTTCTATCCCACATTTTACACATCACGTGCCACATACAGaaccagtcaaaagtctggacacACTTTCTAATTTAAGTGAATGGAAGggtgtgtctaaacttttgactggtactataaTCACAAGTTTATCACAAGATCTGTGCATAAAAACTCTGGGCACGTCTTGTGATGGTACTTGTATAAAAGTAAGAATGAAgatattaacattaacatagaCATAGAAATAGGAGAATATTACTTTTCCTGCTAACTTTTAATTTACCTCTAATTAAGCAAAATGAATGCCATAGTGCAATATTAGAGTTCAGACACTAACCTGAAAGTCCCACAAACCCCAAACTACCTACACATGTATCCAGGATGATTATTCACATAAACTAACCAACCTGTGAATTCAGGAAAGTAGTCTGCTAAGTGAGAGTGCATGATTTTCTCCTTGATGATGTCAGTCTTGTTGAGGAAAAGGATGACAGAGGAGCGCTGGAACCAGGAGTAGGTGATGATGGTTTTGAACAAGGCCTTGCTCTCCTCCATACGATtctgaaataaagaaagaggcatttttttcacagaatcAAAGTTGCTCCTAAAAAGAGCTTTAACACTGCATCATGATCTACTGATGAATTGAAGTCTCACCTCGTTGTCGCACTCGGCCAGGACCTGGTCGTACTCGCTGAGCGCCACCAGAAAAATGATTGAGGTGACGTTCTCAAAGCAGTGGATCCACTTCCTCcgctctgacctttgaccccccaCATCCACCATCCTGACGTTACAACAGCCAACACCAACCATAACAGAAAAGGCATGCCATGTCAAAAATCAACTGAGTGCAacataaataatcatcattttattcattgtattaGTGTATTGTATCTGACCTGAAGATGACATTCTCCATGTCAAAGGGATATTCGATGATCCCTGTGGTTGGCACTCGGACTCTGAGGATATCCTGAAGGTCTGGAATGTAAGAGGGCTTTGCAATTCGATCCAGGTCAGTGAGATAGCTGAAGAAATGTAGAAGAAACATAGTGAGAGACTGAATAAagcaaaataacagaaataaacgAATTTAGAAGAGAATATGAGAAATCTAATTTATACTAAACATGAATGTTAGCAGTGACTTGTCATTTAAAGTCcctctccactcaaaaatgtgttttgctttttatcaCCTCACTTGattgtttgagcttcactgcgctgaatgatgtatgtgcagagtttgacacttgaaggctgttttcacattcatctgctgcaAGTGGAAACTTTCTCTGTACTTGCAAAAAAATCTCAGTTTAGGGCCTGCCTGCGAGCATgacttgtgacatcacaactagtttggcgTCAATTGTGATCCAGTATGCAGTTTACACAACTTTGATTTAGAAACTTGAAgactccagtgcacaaacactgagaactAACTTTACACAAGTAGGAAACATCTTGTCTCCAGCAATTTAAGGTTTATATAGTCTGGATTTAAATGAGGTAGAAGGAgtaaaattttgaaaaaaacacatcagacacatattattattcaaCACAGTAATTTCTATATGTCTGGAGGAGATCTTTAAGTGAAGTATTTATGTACAATACCAGTCAAACATTTGGCCACACCCTtccattcacttcaatgagaaAGTATAGactattttgtatttatgtatttgagACTGTAGAGTCTCAAAGGCAGACAAAGAGGGACGTAAATACTGGTGGAAAGAAATTTGCTACGGTAGAGAATAAATACAGTGTATTTTAGTTTACACCTCATTTGTATTTCCAAAAATAGTAACCACAagctaaaaatatgtttttcctttgtttctgGTTCATGAGTAGCATCAGAaagtgtgaaagtgaaaaaagtgaGTCTGTAATGAATGCTTCATCAGGAACTCATCTATGTGCTCAGGACAGCGTATTTACAGAACATGACAGTCTGATGTCTAAGTAGCATACAGACGGTGGACAAAAGGACATTTTATAATCCAGGCCATAGCTACAcgtcttattttctctttaagtTAGTTATCTGGTCAACtatattttttgtacattttaactgCTAAAAGTCTTCTCCCTACTGCCAGGAGAATAAATCTGGTGGAGAACCActtatcattcatttaaagaTCCATCTCTTTATTTAGCCTTTTGATTGTCAAAATGAAGACATGACTGgtctgtttttatgtcttatATCTAttctttttctattatttatttgtttttagaaTTTGAtccaatttttatttatttgacttaaCCATCTTTGGTGACAAGCAGTaagatttgaatattttaaatctaaaaataagCATGTAAAAACCCACCACATGTGAGTTTTCAGTTCAAGAAGATATATTTCCACCAATTTTCTAAAACCATAAACTTTAtaggtaaaagtaaaaaggacCTCAACTCATGTCTCTGTCTTCAATGGAAGCTACGTGCTGCTTATGATAAAGTAATAGCCTTACAACAAACACTTAtacaatattaacaataacaatataatattaacAGTATAATACATTCACTGAGACTGTGTCAGCGAGATGTTGTAACAATATAAGATcttattctctggtgttttgtTATTGCCCGGTGTTCTTTTTTCTACCCTCTGTAGTATCTGCACTACATTTACACAGTAGTGTGCAGTTTATTAGTAATATGCAGTATTTATACCTGAAGTTGCATCTATTATTGCTAATTTGTATCAGCAATCACCTCTCTTTAATCAACTATGTATTCAGTATTCAGCAAAGAGAGTCTGAGCTATTTACAAGGTAGCATTGGGTCGATAAATGGCAGTGGGTTTGTTATTGTGTAGTAtttggtagtggtagtggttgTGTGGTATTTGGCGTTTGTTACAGTAATAGCATCAGTGCAGAATATCCATTGCTCACTATTTTGTGGAGTCGGACAGCTGGTACTCCCTGCGTCGGTCGTAGCACTCCTGCACTCCTCCATCGTTCCACAAATTCCTGATGCCTGCTACATGCTTCAGATCTAACTCCTCCACCTTATCCACTTCCACATCCAGGACTGAGTTTGCAATACTCTGTGAAGACGCAGACAGACAAAAAGACATTGACAAACGAGAAGTAAAGAAACAAGATTAGATTTTACTTTGACACAAGatactttatttgtatattaacCCTCatattctgatattttattatcctgaaactttaaaactttaaaagacTAAAGGATATGTGGGaacatatttctttctctctctctctctctctctctctctctctctctctctctctctctctctccctccaggaAAGAAAAGGTAACATAGGTTTTGTAGATGTGCTGTATTTGCAGGATAGTAATATCCTTCTGTACTCTACTTGACATCGGTCATTGATTAAATTGAAAATTTAAGGAGCAGACCTGCTCAGACTCTGTACCTGGTTCTTGGAATCAGAGAAAGCTATATTGAGTGTCTCCATGGCTCGGATCATGGTCTGCATGGACGTGTAGATGTTCTGGTAGACCAGTTTGGCATagctcttcctgtcctcctctgAGTATCCTCCTCCGTGGATAATCCTCATTTGTTTGATAAAAGTGCTCTTTCCACTCTCTCCAGTACC harbors:
- the gna14a gene encoding guanine nucleotide-binding protein subunit alpha-14, translated to MMAECCCVSAEEKENQRINEEIEKQLRRDKKDSRRELKLLLLGTGESGKSTFIKQMRIIHGGGYSEEDRKSYAKLVYQNIYTSMQTMIRAMETLNIAFSDSKNQSIANSVLDVEVDKVEELDLKHVAGIRNLWNDGGVQECYDRRREYQLSDSTKYYLTDLDRIAKPSYIPDLQDILRVRVPTTGIIEYPFDMENVIFRMVDVGGQRSERRKWIHCFENVTSIIFLVALSEYDQVLAECDNENRMEESKALFKTIITYSWFQRSSVILFLNKTDIIKEKIMHSHLADYFPEFTGPQQNPIAAQEFILKMYQEQNPDKDKNLYPHFTCATDTENIRFVFVAVKDTILRHNLKEFNLV